The Natator depressus isolate rNatDep1 chromosome 11, rNatDep2.hap1, whole genome shotgun sequence genome includes a window with the following:
- the ATG9A gene encoding autophagy-related protein 9A isoform X3 has protein sequence MAHFDTEYQRLEASYSDSPPGEEDLLVHVPEGSKSPWHHIENLDLFFSRVYNLHQKNGFTCMLIGEIFELMQFIFVVAFTTFLVSCVDYDILFANKMVNHSQLSSELVKVTLPDAFLPPSMCSARIQQNGFLISILLIAGVFWIHRLIKFIYNICCYWEIHSFYINALKIPMSNLPYYTWQEVQARIVQIQKEHQICIHKKELTELDIYHRILRFKNYMVAMVNKSLLPIRFHLPGLGDTIFYTRGLKYNFELIFFWGPGSLFENEWSLKAEYKRGGNRLELADKLSARILWIGIANFILCPLILIWQILYAFFSYTEILKREPGSLGARCWSLYGRCYLRHFNELDHELHSRLSKGYKPASKYMNCFISPLLTIVAKNVAFFAGSILAVLIALTIYDEDVLAVEHVLTTVTLLGVGVTICRSFIPDQHLVFCPEQLLRVILAHIHYMPDHWQANAHRYETRDEFSQLFQYKAVFILEELLSPIVTPLILIFCLRPKSLEIIDFFRNFTVEVVGVGDTCSFAQMDVRQHGHPAWMSAGKTEASIYQQAEDGKTELSLMHFAITNPKWQPPRESTAFIGFLKERVLRDSSVALAQQAVLPDNALFTSIQSLQSESEPHSLIANVIAGSSALGYASHELQASRQLSEVASALRSFSPLQSAQQSHSGFQTSGSHVEGAPPRAHSTMTASGTDARTASSGSSAWEAQLQSLILSEYASTEMSLHALYMHELHKQQTQREPERHVWHRRESDESGESAPEEPDAQKGAPAAIPRSASYPFSSPRQALEESATLQTGFQRRYGGITDPGTVHRAPSHFSRLPLGGWAEDGQSVRHPEPVPEESSEDELPPQIHKV, from the exons ATGGCGCACTTCGACACGGAGTACCAGCGCCTGGAGGCCTCCTACAGCGACTCGCCGCCGGGGGAGGAGGATCTGCTGGTGCACGTCCCCGAGGGCAGCAAAT ctccttggcaTCACATAGAGAACCTGGACCTCTTCTTCTCTCGC GTCTATAACCTGCATCAGAAGAACGGCTTCACCTGCATGCTGATTGGCGAGATCTTTGAGCTCAT GCAGTTCATTTTCGTGGTGGCCTTCACCACCTTCCTCGTCAGCTGCGTTGACTACGACATCCTGTTTGCCAACAAGATGGTGAATCACAGCCAGCTCTCCAGCGAGCTTGTCAAGGTGACGCTGCCAGATGCCTTTCTGCCTCCCAGCATGTGCAGCGCAAG AATCCAGCAGAATGGATTTCTCATTTCCATCCTGCTGATAGCGGGGGTTTTCTGGATCCATCGACTCATCAAATTTATCTACAACATTTGCTGCTACTGGGAGATTCACTCCTTCTACATCAACGCTCTCAAAATCCCCATG TCCAACCTGCCCTATTACACCTGGCAGGAGGTGCAGGCTCGCATTGTGCAGATCCAGAAGGAGCATCAGATCTGCATCCACAAGAAGGAGCTGACAGAGCTGGACATCTACCACCGCATCTTGCGCTTCAAGAACTACATGGTGGCCATGGTGAACAAATCGCTGCTGCCCATCCGCTTCCACCTGCCCGGGCTGGGCGACACCATCTTCTACACCCGCGGCCTCAAGTACAACTTTGAGCTCATCTTCTTCTGGGGGCCCGGCTCGCTCTTTGAGAACGAGTGGAGCCTCAAGGCGGAGTACAAGCGGGGCGGCAACCGCCTGGAGCTGGCCGACAAGCTGAGCGCCCGCATCCTCTGGATCGGCATCGCCAACTTCATCCTCTGCCCCCTCATCCTCATCTGGCAGATCCTCTATGCCTTCTTCAGCTACACCGAGATCCTGAAGCGGGAGCCGGGCAGCCTGGGCGCCCGCTGCTGGTCGCTCTACGGCCGCTGTTACCTGCGCCACTTCAACGAGCTGGACCACGAGCTGCATTCGCGCCTCAGCAAGGGCTACAAGCCAGCCTCCAAGTACATGAACTGCTTCATCTCCCCCCTGCTCACCATCGTGGCCAAGAACGTGGCCTTCTTCGCTGGCTCCATCCTGGCCGTGCTCATCGCTCTCACCATCTACGATGAGGACGTGCTGGCCGTGGAGCACGTCCTCACCACCGTCACCCTGCTGGGCGTGGGCGTCACCATCTGCAG GTCCTTCATCCCCGACCAGCACCTGGTGTTctgcccagagcagctgctgcggGTGATCCTGGCACACATCCACTACATGCCTGACCACTGGCAGGCCAACGCCCACCGCTACGAGACCCGGGACGAgttttctcagctcttccagtACAAAGCG GTGTTCATCCTGGAGGAGCTGCTGAGCCCCATCGTTACCCCCTTGATCCTCATCTTCTGCCTGCGGCCCAAGTCCCTGGAGATCATCGACTTCTTCCGGAACTTCACCGTGGAGGTGGTGGGTGTGGGCGACACCTGCTCCTTCGCACAGATGGACGTGCGCCAGCATGGGCACCCGGCG TGGATGTCAGCGGGAAAGACCGAGGCCTCCATCTACCAGCAGGCCGAGGATGGCAAGACTGAGCTGTCCCTCATGCACTTCGCCATCACCAACCCCAAGTGGCAGCCGCCCCGCGAGAGCACGGCCTTCATCGGCTTCCTCAAGGAGCGCGTCCTGCGCGACAGCAGCGTGGCGCTGGCCCAGCAGGCCGTGCTGCCTGACAACGCCCTCTTCACCTCCATCCAGTCCCTGCAGTCAGAGTCCGAG CCTCACAGCCTGATTGCCAACGTGATCGCGGGCTCCTCGGCCCTGGGGTACGCAAGCCACGAGCTGCAGGCCTCCCGCCAGCTCTCCGAGGTGGCTTCTGCCCTGCGCTCCTTCTCCCCACTGCAGTCAGCCCAGCAAAGTCACAGCGGCTTCCAGACGTCCGGGTCCCATGTGGAGGGGGCACCGCCCCGGGCCCACAGCACCATGACGGCTTCCGG CACAGATGCCAGAACAGCGAGCTCAGGGAGCAGTGCCTGGGAGGCCCAGCTACAGAGCCTGATCCTGTCGGAATACGCCTCCACGGAGATGAGCCTCCATGCGCTCTACATGCACGAG TTGCACAAGCAGCAGACCCAGCGCGAGCCCGAGCGGCACGTCTGGCACCGGCGGGAGAGCGACGAGAGCGGGGAGAGTGCCCCGGAGGAGCCGGACGCTCAGAAGGGCGCCCCCGCCGCCATCCCCCGCTCTGCCAGCTACCCCTTCTCCTCGCCGCGCCAGGCCCTGGAGGAGTCGGCCACCCTGCAGACGGGCTTCCAGCGCCGGTACGGCGGCATCACAG ATCCGGgcacagtgcacagagccccgtCGCACTTCTCCCGCCTGCCTCTCGGGGGCTGGGCTGAGGACGGACAGTCGGTGCGACACCCGGAGCCGGTTCCAGAGGAGAGCTCAGAGGATGAGCTTCCGCCTCAGATACACAAG GTGTAG
- the ATG9A gene encoding autophagy-related protein 9A isoform X2, translating into MLIGEIFELMQFIFVVAFTTFLVSCVDYDILFANKMVNHSQLSSELVKVTLPDAFLPPSMCSARIQQNGFLISILLIAGVFWIHRLIKFIYNICCYWEIHSFYINALKIPMEVQARIVQIQKEHQICIHKKELTELDIYHRILRFKNYMVAMVNKSLLPIRFHLPGLGDTIFYTRGLKYNFELIFFWGPGSLFENEWSLKAEYKRGGNRLELADKLSARILWIGIANFILCPLILIWQILYAFFSYTEILKREPGSLGARCWSLYGRCYLRHFNELDHELHSRLSKGYKPASKYMNCFISPLLTIVAKNVAFFAGSILAVLIALTIYDEDVLAVEHVLTTVTLLGVGVTICRSFIPDQHLVFCPEQLLRVILAHIHYMPDHWQANAHRYETRDEFSQLFQYKAVFILEELLSPIVTPLILIFCLRPKSLEIIDFFRNFTVEVVGVGDTCSFAQMDVRQHGHPAWMSAGKTEASIYQQAEDGKTELSLMHFAITNPKWQPPRESTAFIGFLKERVLRDSSVALAQQAVLPDNALFTSIQSLQSESEPHSLIANVIAGSSALGYASHELQASRQLSEVASALRSFSPLQSAQQSHSGFQTSGSHVEGAPPRAHSTMTASGTDARTASSGSSAWEAQLQSLILSEYASTEMSLHALYMHELHKQQTQREPERHVWHRRESDESGESAPEEPDAQKGAPAAIPRSASYPFSSPRQALEESATLQTGFQRRYGGITDPGTVHRAPSHFSRLPLGGWAEDGQSVRHPEPVPEESSEDELPPQIHKV; encoded by the exons ATGCTGATTGGCGAGATCTTTGAGCTCAT GCAGTTCATTTTCGTGGTGGCCTTCACCACCTTCCTCGTCAGCTGCGTTGACTACGACATCCTGTTTGCCAACAAGATGGTGAATCACAGCCAGCTCTCCAGCGAGCTTGTCAAGGTGACGCTGCCAGATGCCTTTCTGCCTCCCAGCATGTGCAGCGCAAG AATCCAGCAGAATGGATTTCTCATTTCCATCCTGCTGATAGCGGGGGTTTTCTGGATCCATCGACTCATCAAATTTATCTACAACATTTGCTGCTACTGGGAGATTCACTCCTTCTACATCAACGCTCTCAAAATCCCCATG GAGGTGCAGGCTCGCATTGTGCAGATCCAGAAGGAGCATCAGATCTGCATCCACAAGAAGGAGCTGACAGAGCTGGACATCTACCACCGCATCTTGCGCTTCAAGAACTACATGGTGGCCATGGTGAACAAATCGCTGCTGCCCATCCGCTTCCACCTGCCCGGGCTGGGCGACACCATCTTCTACACCCGCGGCCTCAAGTACAACTTTGAGCTCATCTTCTTCTGGGGGCCCGGCTCGCTCTTTGAGAACGAGTGGAGCCTCAAGGCGGAGTACAAGCGGGGCGGCAACCGCCTGGAGCTGGCCGACAAGCTGAGCGCCCGCATCCTCTGGATCGGCATCGCCAACTTCATCCTCTGCCCCCTCATCCTCATCTGGCAGATCCTCTATGCCTTCTTCAGCTACACCGAGATCCTGAAGCGGGAGCCGGGCAGCCTGGGCGCCCGCTGCTGGTCGCTCTACGGCCGCTGTTACCTGCGCCACTTCAACGAGCTGGACCACGAGCTGCATTCGCGCCTCAGCAAGGGCTACAAGCCAGCCTCCAAGTACATGAACTGCTTCATCTCCCCCCTGCTCACCATCGTGGCCAAGAACGTGGCCTTCTTCGCTGGCTCCATCCTGGCCGTGCTCATCGCTCTCACCATCTACGATGAGGACGTGCTGGCCGTGGAGCACGTCCTCACCACCGTCACCCTGCTGGGCGTGGGCGTCACCATCTGCAG GTCCTTCATCCCCGACCAGCACCTGGTGTTctgcccagagcagctgctgcggGTGATCCTGGCACACATCCACTACATGCCTGACCACTGGCAGGCCAACGCCCACCGCTACGAGACCCGGGACGAgttttctcagctcttccagtACAAAGCG GTGTTCATCCTGGAGGAGCTGCTGAGCCCCATCGTTACCCCCTTGATCCTCATCTTCTGCCTGCGGCCCAAGTCCCTGGAGATCATCGACTTCTTCCGGAACTTCACCGTGGAGGTGGTGGGTGTGGGCGACACCTGCTCCTTCGCACAGATGGACGTGCGCCAGCATGGGCACCCGGCG TGGATGTCAGCGGGAAAGACCGAGGCCTCCATCTACCAGCAGGCCGAGGATGGCAAGACTGAGCTGTCCCTCATGCACTTCGCCATCACCAACCCCAAGTGGCAGCCGCCCCGCGAGAGCACGGCCTTCATCGGCTTCCTCAAGGAGCGCGTCCTGCGCGACAGCAGCGTGGCGCTGGCCCAGCAGGCCGTGCTGCCTGACAACGCCCTCTTCACCTCCATCCAGTCCCTGCAGTCAGAGTCCGAG CCTCACAGCCTGATTGCCAACGTGATCGCGGGCTCCTCGGCCCTGGGGTACGCAAGCCACGAGCTGCAGGCCTCCCGCCAGCTCTCCGAGGTGGCTTCTGCCCTGCGCTCCTTCTCCCCACTGCAGTCAGCCCAGCAAAGTCACAGCGGCTTCCAGACGTCCGGGTCCCATGTGGAGGGGGCACCGCCCCGGGCCCACAGCACCATGACGGCTTCCGG CACAGATGCCAGAACAGCGAGCTCAGGGAGCAGTGCCTGGGAGGCCCAGCTACAGAGCCTGATCCTGTCGGAATACGCCTCCACGGAGATGAGCCTCCATGCGCTCTACATGCACGAG TTGCACAAGCAGCAGACCCAGCGCGAGCCCGAGCGGCACGTCTGGCACCGGCGGGAGAGCGACGAGAGCGGGGAGAGTGCCCCGGAGGAGCCGGACGCTCAGAAGGGCGCCCCCGCCGCCATCCCCCGCTCTGCCAGCTACCCCTTCTCCTCGCCGCGCCAGGCCCTGGAGGAGTCGGCCACCCTGCAGACGGGCTTCCAGCGCCGGTACGGCGGCATCACAG ATCCGGgcacagtgcacagagccccgtCGCACTTCTCCCGCCTGCCTCTCGGGGGCTGGGCTGAGGACGGACAGTCGGTGCGACACCCGGAGCCGGTTCCAGAGGAGAGCTCAGAGGATGAGCTTCCGCCTCAGATACACAAG GTGTAG
- the ATG9A gene encoding autophagy-related protein 9A isoform X1, which yields MLIGEIFELMQFIFVVAFTTFLVSCVDYDILFANKMVNHSQLSSELVKVTLPDAFLPPSMCSARIQQNGFLISILLIAGVFWIHRLIKFIYNICCYWEIHSFYINALKIPMSNLPYYTWQEVQARIVQIQKEHQICIHKKELTELDIYHRILRFKNYMVAMVNKSLLPIRFHLPGLGDTIFYTRGLKYNFELIFFWGPGSLFENEWSLKAEYKRGGNRLELADKLSARILWIGIANFILCPLILIWQILYAFFSYTEILKREPGSLGARCWSLYGRCYLRHFNELDHELHSRLSKGYKPASKYMNCFISPLLTIVAKNVAFFAGSILAVLIALTIYDEDVLAVEHVLTTVTLLGVGVTICRSFIPDQHLVFCPEQLLRVILAHIHYMPDHWQANAHRYETRDEFSQLFQYKAVFILEELLSPIVTPLILIFCLRPKSLEIIDFFRNFTVEVVGVGDTCSFAQMDVRQHGHPAWMSAGKTEASIYQQAEDGKTELSLMHFAITNPKWQPPRESTAFIGFLKERVLRDSSVALAQQAVLPDNALFTSIQSLQSESEPHSLIANVIAGSSALGYASHELQASRQLSEVASALRSFSPLQSAQQSHSGFQTSGSHVEGAPPRAHSTMTASGTDARTASSGSSAWEAQLQSLILSEYASTEMSLHALYMHELHKQQTQREPERHVWHRRESDESGESAPEEPDAQKGAPAAIPRSASYPFSSPRQALEESATLQTGFQRRYGGITDPGTVHRAPSHFSRLPLGGWAEDGQSVRHPEPVPEESSEDELPPQIHKV from the exons ATGCTGATTGGCGAGATCTTTGAGCTCAT GCAGTTCATTTTCGTGGTGGCCTTCACCACCTTCCTCGTCAGCTGCGTTGACTACGACATCCTGTTTGCCAACAAGATGGTGAATCACAGCCAGCTCTCCAGCGAGCTTGTCAAGGTGACGCTGCCAGATGCCTTTCTGCCTCCCAGCATGTGCAGCGCAAG AATCCAGCAGAATGGATTTCTCATTTCCATCCTGCTGATAGCGGGGGTTTTCTGGATCCATCGACTCATCAAATTTATCTACAACATTTGCTGCTACTGGGAGATTCACTCCTTCTACATCAACGCTCTCAAAATCCCCATG TCCAACCTGCCCTATTACACCTGGCAGGAGGTGCAGGCTCGCATTGTGCAGATCCAGAAGGAGCATCAGATCTGCATCCACAAGAAGGAGCTGACAGAGCTGGACATCTACCACCGCATCTTGCGCTTCAAGAACTACATGGTGGCCATGGTGAACAAATCGCTGCTGCCCATCCGCTTCCACCTGCCCGGGCTGGGCGACACCATCTTCTACACCCGCGGCCTCAAGTACAACTTTGAGCTCATCTTCTTCTGGGGGCCCGGCTCGCTCTTTGAGAACGAGTGGAGCCTCAAGGCGGAGTACAAGCGGGGCGGCAACCGCCTGGAGCTGGCCGACAAGCTGAGCGCCCGCATCCTCTGGATCGGCATCGCCAACTTCATCCTCTGCCCCCTCATCCTCATCTGGCAGATCCTCTATGCCTTCTTCAGCTACACCGAGATCCTGAAGCGGGAGCCGGGCAGCCTGGGCGCCCGCTGCTGGTCGCTCTACGGCCGCTGTTACCTGCGCCACTTCAACGAGCTGGACCACGAGCTGCATTCGCGCCTCAGCAAGGGCTACAAGCCAGCCTCCAAGTACATGAACTGCTTCATCTCCCCCCTGCTCACCATCGTGGCCAAGAACGTGGCCTTCTTCGCTGGCTCCATCCTGGCCGTGCTCATCGCTCTCACCATCTACGATGAGGACGTGCTGGCCGTGGAGCACGTCCTCACCACCGTCACCCTGCTGGGCGTGGGCGTCACCATCTGCAG GTCCTTCATCCCCGACCAGCACCTGGTGTTctgcccagagcagctgctgcggGTGATCCTGGCACACATCCACTACATGCCTGACCACTGGCAGGCCAACGCCCACCGCTACGAGACCCGGGACGAgttttctcagctcttccagtACAAAGCG GTGTTCATCCTGGAGGAGCTGCTGAGCCCCATCGTTACCCCCTTGATCCTCATCTTCTGCCTGCGGCCCAAGTCCCTGGAGATCATCGACTTCTTCCGGAACTTCACCGTGGAGGTGGTGGGTGTGGGCGACACCTGCTCCTTCGCACAGATGGACGTGCGCCAGCATGGGCACCCGGCG TGGATGTCAGCGGGAAAGACCGAGGCCTCCATCTACCAGCAGGCCGAGGATGGCAAGACTGAGCTGTCCCTCATGCACTTCGCCATCACCAACCCCAAGTGGCAGCCGCCCCGCGAGAGCACGGCCTTCATCGGCTTCCTCAAGGAGCGCGTCCTGCGCGACAGCAGCGTGGCGCTGGCCCAGCAGGCCGTGCTGCCTGACAACGCCCTCTTCACCTCCATCCAGTCCCTGCAGTCAGAGTCCGAG CCTCACAGCCTGATTGCCAACGTGATCGCGGGCTCCTCGGCCCTGGGGTACGCAAGCCACGAGCTGCAGGCCTCCCGCCAGCTCTCCGAGGTGGCTTCTGCCCTGCGCTCCTTCTCCCCACTGCAGTCAGCCCAGCAAAGTCACAGCGGCTTCCAGACGTCCGGGTCCCATGTGGAGGGGGCACCGCCCCGGGCCCACAGCACCATGACGGCTTCCGG CACAGATGCCAGAACAGCGAGCTCAGGGAGCAGTGCCTGGGAGGCCCAGCTACAGAGCCTGATCCTGTCGGAATACGCCTCCACGGAGATGAGCCTCCATGCGCTCTACATGCACGAG TTGCACAAGCAGCAGACCCAGCGCGAGCCCGAGCGGCACGTCTGGCACCGGCGGGAGAGCGACGAGAGCGGGGAGAGTGCCCCGGAGGAGCCGGACGCTCAGAAGGGCGCCCCCGCCGCCATCCCCCGCTCTGCCAGCTACCCCTTCTCCTCGCCGCGCCAGGCCCTGGAGGAGTCGGCCACCCTGCAGACGGGCTTCCAGCGCCGGTACGGCGGCATCACAG ATCCGGgcacagtgcacagagccccgtCGCACTTCTCCCGCCTGCCTCTCGGGGGCTGGGCTGAGGACGGACAGTCGGTGCGACACCCGGAGCCGGTTCCAGAGGAGAGCTCAGAGGATGAGCTTCCGCCTCAGATACACAAG GTGTAG